The following DNA comes from Salmo trutta chromosome 15, fSalTru1.1, whole genome shotgun sequence.
CACAAGCTATTATAACCCATCACACACAACTACTCCCACAAGCTATTATAACCCATCACACACAACTACTCCCACAAGCTCTTATAACCCATCACACACAACTACTCCCACAAGCTATTATAACCCATCACACACAACTACTCCCACAAGCTCTTATAACCCATCACACACAACTACTCCCACAAGCTATTATAACCCATCACACACAACTACTCCGACAAGCTCTTATAACCCATCACACACAACTACTCCCACAAGCTATTATAACCCATCACACACAACTACTCCGACAAGCTCTTATAACCCATCACACACAACTACTCCCACAAGCTATTATAACCCATCACACACAACTACTCCCACAAGCTCTTATAACCCatcacacacaaatacacccaCAAGCTCTTATAACCCATCACACACAACTACTCCCACAAGCTATTATAACCCATCACACACAACTACTCCGACAAGCTCTTATAACCCATCAAACACAACTACTCCCACAAGCTCTTATAACCCATCACACACAACTACTCCCACAAGCTATTATAACCCatcacacacaaatacacccaCAAAGCCTTTGTTCCATACACTTAACCTGtcaaacacatcacacacacctaGTTCCCCTGACTCAGCTAATGCATCCCCCATAACACCCCCTAACGTTGATAACGCATCACATACAactatatcctctctctcttcaaaTGCCTTATACACAGCTACGCAGCATCAGTCCTCATCCACTTCACTGACGAACTGTAGACCACTGATcatgacacagacacacaacaataAACCACCTGACCCATCAAACAGATCAACCACTAACACGCAGAATAACAGCACATTTATAAATACACATATTGAACACACCGCTGCCCTTCACACCAGCTCTCATAACAGATTTGTTGTTGATCCAATAATGCATGCAAATGTATATGCCAAAGTATTGTCTCTGTCAAACAAAAGTAGACACTGTAATCCTGTCATCGTATCACAGACACATCAGGAAAGACACTCTGGAATATTCAGTGCATTACAGGTACCTAACCTTCCAAAACACATCACTGAAATAAAGATAAACAAAGAATGGGAAAAGCAGGGACACATTGTCACACAACATCAGGGAGACCTTTTCACAAACCTAAAACCTGGATCTGAGTGTCAGATACATTCTCACAAAGAGCACATTCCCTCCAGCGTGTTACATACACATGCAAATACCACATTTAGATTCAGCCTTGACAGGCAAATATGCACAAATTATGCTCCACCTTCCAGCACACCACAGACACGAACAGATCCTAAGCCCCTCATTGCATCACAGACAAACACTACTGCACATGTCAAACCCATCACCGAAACACCAAACCACATAAACACAGACTTCCGTTCCACACcaaacccacacaaacacacaagcccCACACACCGACTCATACCACAGGCCCGTCCATACACAATCACTGAGCTCCTCACACACAAAGCCATAAACCCCAAGTACAACCCCCTTTTACCACCATCACGCATGGCACACCTAGGATCCTACACCCTCACCCATCCCAATCAGACACACCAGATGATCCATCCAGTATTTTTGTTGTCAAGTACCATCCCACAACCCTCGCGAGACGACCCTAGGCTGGCTCACTCCCACCCGGCTGATACAGACCTGCTGCTGCTGCCCACCTCCCCACAGTGCAGCAGGCCAGCCCCTCTCCAGAGGAGGCTGCAGTGTGTGGAGGCCAGCCTGGCAGCCAACCAGGACAGGATCACTACACTTCTCAACATCATCCAAGACCTTGAGATGAGCCATGCTCTCAGCAAGGGGTAAGAGATagcggggaagagagagagagaaagcgaacgTGAGAAAGGGAAAAATAGAAAGGGAAGTAGAAGGAGTGAGTAGAGAAAGTGAACAGGATGACAttacagagaagagagaaggaattAGAGAGAAGCCTCTTTTGTTCTAGTTAACATCTCCTGCTCTTTGTTTCAGTCGGCGATGCTACGGGACAGGCCAGGACCTCCGGGAGTGCTCCACCTGTCAGAAGACTGCTTGTATTGTATATAGGTGAGACACAGGAAGCATGGTCAGATCGGCGGACTACATCCTCCTGTTTTTGCTTTCCTCCGTTTTcaccctctctcttgctctatctctctgtccctgcagTGTGGAGTATGACTTCAGGCAGCAAGAGAGATGTTTCTTGGAGGTTTTGTATCCTCAGAGGGCTGACAACaacactcctccctccctgccccacAACAGCACCCTGCTGACGAACGCCATCACTAAGACCATGACCAAGTCCAAGGTCAAAAGCAAGAAGTTGTGCAAGATGCTTTTCCAATGGCTGCCTAGGAAAATTCAGAGGACAAAGTCCTCCTTTCACCAACTCTCTCCAGATCATTTGAATTCATAGCATGTTATTCATGAGGTATTGAGGTATCCCTGTAATATAAGATCTGAtggtgtgttcaagacaactgggaactctgtaaaatacaaggtcaaatcaagacgtcagtgatcttcaggtcggaaagtcagagctcttGAAAGAGGCCGAGTTCCTGAGTCGGAATTCTGAGTTAGATGAACGTTCCAAACGATTTTTCCCTTTCGGAGCAAGTTTTTCTGAGAGTTCCCTGTTGTCTTGAGCACACTGAAGtcagaagtcagagatttccaagttcccagttgttttgaactcggCATGATGTCCCTATCACAGCAAGTAGCACTTGTCATCGTAGAAGACACCTACATCCCTTCCTGTTCACATGATGGGTGTTCTGAAATCTGATTTGCTCCTTAATGGCTGGTTGACACCCTACTGTCCAATTAGGACATAGCATGAACAGGAATTGCCCTTAGTAACTACAGACCTTTGTCCAGTCTAGCAACAGTCTATCATATGGAGAAAACTTCATCCCTCAGGTTAAAATCATGAACTTTCATCCAAAGCACATGCACTAGTTGTTGAACTAGATACGACATCCAAAAGTTTGCTAGATTGCAATCACAATTTTCAGAGCCTATTCTAGATGACAGTCCATATTCTACAGTATTTTATTGTAGCTAAGCATCAAGTGAAGTGTTTCCATCCTCTTACAGATTCCCCTACCAGCTTATCCCAGGGTCAATGTATATACATCATGTTTTTGTGAAATAAACCAAAGCCCACAGTACATACTGTGAACATTTTCTTTTCATGTGTGATTAAAATTGCTTATCGCTGACTTTGATGTCTATCCTTCCTTGTAAGTAATATAATCTCTTACATAAAACACACATAAGGTACTGGGACATATACAAGCACTCACGCATGGTGCTACACAGGAATCCACCCATCAAACTCATGCATACTGTAGTCATCCAGGTCCCCTCTGTTCTCTGACCTGACACTGTTAGACAGTTCTCAGCAGGTCCTGGAACTGGAGAAACTTTCATTCTCTTTTTCCCAGAGGGGATGAAGCTCGTGCAGAAGGTCTCCAAATCCCCAAACAATCTAAAGCCTAACAGGGTTTCTTAAAATTCCAGAGTTCAACAAAGGCAGGATGGAACCCTGCAATGAAGCATGGAAATCCCACAATAAAGTGTTCCATGGGCACATGCAGATACACGTGTGCACCACAGCACATACACACTTACTGTATTCATGCACACACAACCTCCTACACCAAAAGGACCAAACGGCAGGCTTCAATTAAGCATTAATAACTTTAGCTCATGCTGCTAGTGAATGTCTCTAAAAAATAAGCAGCTGCCAAGGGGTACATGCCATTTTGGAAAAGTTTAATCTTGAGCCAGAGGTCATGAAAAACATAGAGAGACATGTTGTTAGAGAAGTCCTGTCAGACATGGGCCATGTATTGTTGTGAACTATTTGTTGGCAGCCCTGGCAGCTATGCCAGCCTTGCTGCATGACGAGGACAAAGTAGTGCCCTCTTACCCCTCTCatactcactctcacacactccctTTGGCTTCAGAGCACTGCTAGCACTGGATAAAATGGTGTGTGTTCTTTCATGTTGCTAGCACTGGAGAAAATGGTGTGTGTTCTTTCATGTTGCTAGCACTGGAGAAAATGGTGTGTGTTCTTTCATGTTGCTAGCACTGGAGAAAATGGTGTGTATTCTTCCATGTTGCTTTCCCTCATGTTGTTTATCCAGAACAAGCCTCATCTCTTAAATGTCAACAGAAACGGCAGTCTATTCATCTATTCATCTTGCACTGTGTCtgatgctagagagagagagagagagagagagagagatggaggctcaAATTGCAAGCAAGGGTAGAGAGGAAAATaaaatgttgttgtgtgtgtgctttaGGCTGGTGCAGTTAAACAGATGTGACGTAATAGAACTCTGTTGAAGTTTTAAGTGTTCATGTCCTGTCAGATGTCAAAGCAGAGAACTGTGAGGAAGCTCATCCTTGTCCTACTCTGTTAGCACACAATCCCCACGAACCTCCAGTTCAAACTGGCTTTGAGATTAAAGTTTTGGTAAATAAACATTCTATTGGAAATGAGACAGCTAGCTATAAAGAGAACGCAATTATCCTACTAGGATCAAAGAGACCAGAGTAACTGAAACAGGGCCATGCCTCTTAAAAATAACTACAGACTAAACTGCTCTCCTGCTTATTGCTTATTGCTTATTACTGCCTTGTTTTAACAATACACCCATGGGCAGTAATGTTTTTACTGAGACACTAAACAATGATGAGACActaaacaatgtgtgtgtgtgtgtgtgtgtgtgtgtgtgtgtgtgtgtgtgtgtgtgtgtgtgtgtgtgtgtgtgtgtgtgtgtgtatgcgtgtgtctgggAGGCATTGGTTTGGGGGAGTGTATTTTTACGCACATTCTTGTAATGGTGCCGAAAGGTATGGCCGCCGTTTTACGTGCTCCTGagcaattgtgctattttgtgtgtttttttgcgttGATCCTAACTTTTTTTGTATGTAATGTTTTGGCCATCGTTTCATATGACTGGAAAGAGCATCTGAACATCAAAACAGCAATTACTAACCTACATTTGGCTGAGGACTTCTATTTCAACGAATCAGAGTTGGAGGACATAATGCTCATTCCAGatcagcttcattaataagtgcattgatgtcgtaatccccacagtgaccatacatacATATCCTAACCAaaagcaatggattacaggcaacatccacactgagctaaaggctagagctgccgcttcaaTGAGCGGGACACAAATCCAGacgtttataaaaataaaaactacgccctccgatgaaccatcaaacaggcaaagcatcaatacaggactaagatcgaatcctactacaccggctgacactcgtcggatgatGCAGGGATTGCAAACTATCAcgaattacaaagggaaacccagctgtgagctgcccagtgcCTACAAggcgagctaaatgccttctatgcttgtCACTTGGAGGGGGCGGCGCTATAGAGGTCGACGTGCGGGATATCTAACGAGACTGTGACCGCGAGTGGATAAGTTGCCATTACCCTCCGTTCTATTGGtgaacgtgcaatcattggaaaatatcaatcaaatgtatttatgtcacaaagtgctatacagaaacccagcctaaaaccccaaacagcaagcaatgcaggtgtagaagcacggtggctaggaaaaactggATTAGCTCAGTTTGAGACCATCCTATAAATGtgatctgaagaactgtaatatcctgtgTTTCACCCAGTCGTGCCTGATCAAGGACATGGAAAATATAAATCTAGTTGGTTTTTCTATACATCTGCAGGACAAAATAGCTGGGTTCGTtaagctgaggggtgggggggtgtctCTATGCCAACAACGGTTGGTGTGTGATCTCTAATaataaggaagtctcgaggttctgcttgcctgagttagaatacctgaTGATAAGCTGCAgctatttttcgtagctgtctatttaccaccataaACCAATGCTggaactaagaccgcactcaacgagctgtataaggccataagcaaacaaataAATGTTCACCCAGatgtggcgctcctagtggccggggatttGAATGCGGGGAAATTGAAATCCAtttgacctcatttctaccagcatgtctcctgtgcaactagaggtgaaAAACTCTAGCtcatgcatacaaagctctccctcgccctccatttgtcaaatctgaccataactccatCCTGCTTAAAAACAAAAACTcagacaggaagtaccagtgatgcactcaatacggaagtggtccgatgaagagGACACTAAGCTACCAGACTGTTtcgttagcacagactggaatatgttccgggattcattcgatggcattaaggagtttaccacatcGGTCACCAGCTTCATTCATAAGTGCGTTGATGTCATAGTCTCcaaagtgaccgtacgtacatatcctaaccagaagctatggattcctactacaccggctctgacactcgtcagatgtggcaaggATTGCAaacaatcatggattacaaagggcaacccagccgtgagctgcccagtgacgcaagcctaatgccttctatgctcacaTTGAatcaagcaacactgaaccatgcatgagagtaccagctgttctggacgagtgtgtgatcacgctccccgtaaccaatgtgagtaagacctttaagacctttaaacaggttaacattcacagggccacagggccagatggatttcCAGGatacgtactcagagcatgcgctgaccttcactgacattttcaacctctccctgaccaagtctgtaatacccacatgtttcaaacagaacaccataggtaacctgtctaaatgactatcgccccttagcactcacatctgtagctatGATATGCTttcaaaggctggtcatggctcacatcagcaccatcatcccagacatcaTCGACTCACgtcaattcgcataccgccccaacagatccacagttgacgcaatctctattgcactccacactaccctttcccacatggacaaaaggaacacctacgtgaggaatgttcattgactacagctcagtgttcaacaccatagtgccctccaaactcatcaataagctaaggacccttggactaaatacctccctcttcAATTGGatactgaatactttctgatgggccgcccccaggtggagagtaggcaacaacacatccgccacgcttaCCCTCAACACACGGGTCCCACAGGGGTGCGTGATTAGCctcctcctgtacaccctgttcacccacgactgtgtggctgcacacgactccaacaccatcattaagtttgctgacaacacggcggttgtaggcctgatcacagacaacattGATaaagtctacagggaggaggtcagagacctggcagtctggtgccaggacaacaacccctccctcaatgtcaacaagacaaaggagctgatcgtggactacaggaaaagcaaGGCAGAGCGCTTCAAATttctatcatggttcaaacacaacaacacagtcgtgaagagggtataACAACGGCTCTTCCcccaagatttggcatgggccctcagatcctcaaaatgtttaccagctgcaccattgagagtatcttgactggctgcaccgcttggaccacaaggcactacagagggtagtgtgtacggcccagtacatcactggggccaagctcctgccatccaggacctttataccaggcggtgtcagaggaaggcccttaaAATTGTCAACacctccagccacccaagtcacagtctgctctctctgctaccgcatggcaagcggtaccggaccaggtctgggaccaaaaggttcctgaacagcttctaccccaaagccataaaactgctgagaAGTGAATTAAACGGCTACCCATACTTTTTGCTTTTCAGTCCATAACAAcattataattaaaaaaaatgatttcacctttatttaaccttgtgggccagttgagaacaagttctcatttacagctgcgacctggccaagataaagcaaagcagtgcgacaaaaacaacaacacagagttacacataaacacatgtacagtcaataacaatagaaacatctatgtacagtgcaaatgtagaagagtagggaggtaaggcaataaataggccatagaggcaaaacaattacaatttagcattaacactggagtgatatatgtgcagatgatgtgcaagtagagatacgggagtgcaaaagagcaagaggataagtaacaatatggggatgaggtagtttggtgtgctgtttacagattggctatgtacaggtacagtgattggtaagctgctctgacagctgattctTAAAGTTGGAGAGGGTGATAGAAGACTctagcttcagagatttttgcaaatcattccagtcattggcagtagagaactggaagaaaaggcagccaaaggaagtgttggctttggggatgaccagtgaaatatacctgctggagcacgtgctacggttgggtgttgctatggtgaccagtgagctgagataaggtggggctttacatagcaaagacttatagatgacctggagccagtgggtttgacgacgaatatgtagtgagggccagccgacgagagcatacaggtcgcagtggtgggtagtatatggggctttggggacaaaacagatggcactgtgatagaaaaCATCctgtttgctgagtagagtgttggaggctattttgtaaatgacatcgccgaagtcaaggatcggtaggatagtcagttttacgagggtatgtttggcagcatgagtgaaggaggctttgttgcgaaacaggaagctgattctagatttaattttggattggagatgcttaatgtgagtctggcaggagagtttacagtctaaccagacacctaggtatttgtagttgtccacatattctaagtcagaaccgtccagagtagtgatgctagtcgggcagacgggtgtgggcagcaatcgattgaagagcattcacttagttttactagcatttaaaagcagttggaggccacagaaggagttttgtatggcgttgaagctcgtttggaggtttgttaacacagtttcCAAAGAAGGCCCAGAAGTAtagagaatggtgtcgtctgcatagaggtggatcagagaatcaccagcagcaaaagcgacatcatcgatatatacagagaaaagagtcggcccgagaattgaaccctgtggcacccccatagagactgccagaggtccggacaacaagccctccgatttgacacactgaactctatttgagaagtagttggtgaaccaggcgaggcagtcagtTGAGAAGCCAAGGcaattgagtctgccgataagaatgcgatg
Coding sequences within:
- the LOC115149157 gene encoding agglutinin-like protein 3, giving the protein MTTTTLLNSATKTIHRTTLPSLTNTLHIATTLKPANTPSKATRSYPYNPSHTSTLTRYYNPSHTTTPTSSYNPSHTTTPTSYYNPSHTTTPTSSYNPSHTTTPTSYYNPSHTTTPTSYYNPSHTTTPTSSYNPSHTTTPTSYYNPSHTTTPTSSYNPSHTTTPTSYYNPSHTTTPTSSYNPSHTTTPTSYYNPSHTTTPTSSYNPSHTTTPTSYYNPSHTTTPTSSYNPSHTNTPTSSYNPSHTTTPTSYYNPSHTTTPTSSYNPSNTTTPTSSYNPSHTTTPTSYYNPSHTNTPTKPLFHTLNLSNTSHTPSSPDSANASPITPPNVDNASHTTISSLSSNALYTATQHQSSSTSLTNCRPLIMTQTHNNKPPDPSNRSTTNTQNNSTFINTHIEHTAALHTSSHNRFVVDPIMHANVYAKVLSLSNKSRHCNPVIVSQTHQERHSGIFSALQVPNLPKHITEIKINKEWEKQGHIVTQHQGDLFTNLKPGSECQIHSHKEHIPSSVLHTHANTTFRFSLDRQICTNYAPPSSTPQTRTDPKPLIASQTNTTAHVKPITETPNHINTDFRSTPNPHKHTSPTHRLIPQARPYTITELLTHKAINPKYNPLLPPSRMAHLGSYTLTHPNQTHQMIHPVFLLSSTIPQPSRDDPRLAHSHPADTDLLLLPTSPQCSRPAPLQRRLQCVEASLAANQDRITTLLNIIQDLEMSHALSKGRRCYGTGQDLRECSTCQKTACIVYSVEYDFRQQERCFLEVLYPQRADNNTPPSLPHNSTLLTNAITKTMTKSKVKSKKLCKMLFQWLPRKIQRTKSSFHQLSPDHLNS